Proteins encoded by one window of Mauremys mutica isolate MM-2020 ecotype Southern chromosome 25, ASM2049712v1, whole genome shotgun sequence:
- the MED1 gene encoding mediator of RNA polymerase II transcription subunit 1 isoform X1: MKAAQGGAEETEKLNKMSSLLERLHAKFNQNRPWTETVKLVRQVMEKRVAMNSGGHQHLVSCLETLQKALKVSSLPAMTDRLESIARQNGLGSHLSANGTECYITSDMFYVEVQLDPTGLLCDVKVAHHGENPVSCPELVQQLREKNFDEFSKHLKGLVNLYKLPGDNKLKTKMYLALQSLELDLSKMAVMYWQATNASLLDKILHGSVGYLTPRSGGHLMNLKYYVSPYDLFEEGTGAPIILHENNVPRSLGMNASITIEGTLAMYKLPIAPLIMGSHPVDNKGTPSFSSVTSANSVDLPACFFLKFPRPIPVSRAFIQKLQSCTGIPLFDTPPTFVPLYELITQFELSKETDSVPLNHNMRFYAALPGQQHCYFLNKDAPLPDGRSLQGTLISKITFQHPGRVPLILNLIRHQVAYNTLIGSCVKRTVLKEDSPGILQFEVCPLSDSCFSVSFQHPVNDSLVCVVMDVQDSTHVNCKLYKGLSDALICTDDFIAKVVQRCMSIPVTMRAIRRKAETIQADTPALSLIAETVEDMVKKNLPPASSPGYGMTTGNNPMSGTTTPTNTFPGGPITTLFNMSMSMKERHDSVGHGEDFSKVSQNPILTSLLQITGNVGSTIGSSPTPPHHTPPPVSSPASNTKNHPMLMNLLKDNPPQDFSTLYGSSPLERQNSSSGSPRMEMGPGGNKQKKKKSRTPADKPKHQTEDDFQRELFSMDVDSQNPIFDVNMTADTLDTPHITPAPSQCSTPPTTYPQPIPHSQPSIQRMVRLSSSDSIGADVTDILSDIAEEAAKLPSTNEDCPPIGTPVRDSSSSGHSQSALFDPDVFQTNSENPYTDPADLIADATVSPNSDSSNHFFPDGVDFNPDLLNSQSQSGFGEEYFDESSQSGDADDFKGFASQALSSLGVQVLGGDGGENKFKGSNQADMVDFSIIAAASKTLGSSDIMEHHSGSQSPLLSTGDLGKEKSQKRVKEGNGSGSSLSGPGLDGKPGKRSRTPSSDGKSKEKLPKRKKADTEGKSPSHSSSNRPFTPPASSGGSKSPGSSGRSQTPPGVATPPIPKITIQIPKGTVTVGKPSHGQYTSSGSVSSSSKSHHSHSSSSSSSSSASGKVKSSKSEGSSGSKMSSSLYLSQGGSGSGQSKSSAQSVGKPGSSPITKHGLSSSSGGTKMKPQGKPSSLMNPSMSKPNISPSHSRPSGGSDKLASPMKPVPGTPPSSKAKSPISSGSGGSHMSGTGSGSNMKSSSGMGSSGSMSQKPPPSSNSSTASSSSFSSGGSSMSSSQNQHGSSKGKSPSRNKKPSLIAVIDKLKHGVVTSGPGGEDPMDGQMGPSSNSSSHSLSSKHNMSGGEFQGKREKSDKDKSKVSVSGGSIDSSKKTSDSKNIGSTGVAKIIISKHDGGSPSIKAKVTLQKPGEGGGDSLRPQMASSKSYGSPLISGSTPKHERCSPSHSKSPAYTPQNIDSESESGSSIAEKSYQNSPSSDDGIRPLPEYSSEKHKKHKKEKKKVKDKDRDRDRDRDKDRDKKKSHSIKPESWSKSPISSDQTLSMTSSAILSADRPSRPSPDFLIGEEDDDLMDVALIGN, from the exons ATGAAGGCGGCACAGGGGGGCGCCGAGG AAACGGAGAAGCTGAATAAGATGAGTTCTCTCTTGGAAAGACTTCATGCAAAGTTTAACCAAAACAGACCTTGGACTGAAACGGTGAAGCTTGTCCGTCAAGTCATG GAAAAACGGGTAGCGATGAACTCTGGGGGCCATCAACATCTGGTGAGCTGTTTGGAGACTTTGCAGAAAGCATTAAAAG TATCATCTCTGCCTGCCATGACCGATCGCTTGGAGTCTATAGCTAGACAAAATGG CCTTGGATCTCACCTTAGTGCAAATGGCACTGAATGTTACATCACTTCAGACATGTTCTATGTGGAAGTCCAGTTAGATCCTACAGGGCTGCTGTGTGATGTGAAGGTGGCGCACCATGGAGAAAACCCTGTG AGCTGTCCAGAACTGGTGCAACAGCTGAG aGAGAAAAACTTTGATGAATTCTCTAAGCATCTAAAGGGGCTTGTGAACCTTTATAAACTTCCTGGAGACAA CAAACTTAAAACTAAAATGTACTTGGCTCTTCAGTCTTTGGAGCTGGATCTCTCAAAGATGGCAGTGATGTACTG GCAAGCCACCAATGCAAGTCTCCTCGACAAGATTCTTCATGGCAGTGTTGGGTATCTCACCCCAAGAAGTGGAG GTCATCTGATGAATCTCAAGTATTACGTTTCACCCTATGATTTATTTGAAGAAGGCACTGGAGCCCCCATTATTTTGCATGAGAACAACG TCCCTCGGTCTTTGGGCATGAACGCATCGATAACAATCGAAGGAACCTTGGCTATGTACAAACTCCCAATTGCACCATTAATTATGGGATCGCATCCTGTTGACAACAAAGG GACTCCATCCTTCTCATCAGTCACCAGTGCCAACAGTGTTGACTTGCCAGCTTGCTTCTTCTTGAAGTTCCCACGACCTATTCCAGTATCCCGGGCTTTCATTcagaaactgcagagctgcacAG GAATCCCATTGTTTGACACCCCGCCAACGTTTGTCCCCCTGTATGAGCTGATCACACAGTTTGAGTTATCCAAGGAGACTGATTCTGTACCTTTAAACCACAACATGCGCTTCTATGCA GCTCTTCCAGGACAGCAGCACTGCTATTTCCTGAACAAGGATGCTCCTCTTCCAGATGGAAGAAGCCTGCAAGGAACTCTCATTAGTAAAATCACCTTCCAGCACCCTGGCCGGGTTCCTCTCATCCTCAACTTGATCAGGCACCAAGTGGCCTACAACACACTGATTGGCAGTTGTGTCAAGCGAACTGTTTTAAAAGAAG ATTCTCCTGGGATCCTGCAATTTGAAGTTTGCCCCCTCTCCGATTCCTGTTTCAGTGTATCCTTTCAGCATCCTGTGAATGACTCCCTGGTGTGTG TGGTCATGGATGTGCAGGACTCCACACATGTGAACTGTAAACTATATAAAGGGCTCTCTGATGCTCTCATCTGTACAGATGACTTCATTGCCAAAGTTGTTCAGAG GTGTATGTCCATTCCTGTGACGATGAGAGCCATTCGTAGAAAGGCAGAAACCATTCAGGCAGATACACCAGCCCTGTCCCTTATTGCAGAGACAGTAGAAGACATGGTGAAGAAAAACCTGCCCCCCGCCAGCAGCCCAGGGTACGGCATGACCACAGGCAACAACCCAATGAGTGGTACCACTACACCAACAAACACTTTTCCGGGGGGGCCCATCACTACCCTGTTTAACATGAGCATGAGCATGAAAGAGAGGCATGACTCGGTGGGCCATGGGGAGGACTTCAGCAAAGTGTCTCAGAACCCTATTCTCACTAGTTTGTTGCAGATCACAGGGAATGTGGGGTCTACCATAGGCTCAAGTCCAACCCCTCCCCATCACACGCCACCACCAGTATCCTCACCAGCAAGCAACACCAAGAACCACCCGATGCTCATGAACCTCCTTAAAGACAATCCTCCTCAGGACTTCTCCACTCTGTATGGGAGCAGCCCTCTTGAAAGGCAGAACTCTTCTTCTGGCTCCCCCAGAATGGAAATGGGCCCTGGGGGGaacaagcaaaagaaaaaaaaatctcgcACACCAGCAGACAAGCCCAAGCATCAAACTGAGGATGATTTTCAGAGAGAGCTGTTTTCAATGGATGTTGATTCCCAGAACCCGATTTTTGATGTCAACATGACCGCTGATACTCTGGATACCCCTCATATTACTCCAGCGCCCAGTCAGTGCAGCACTCCGCCTACTACGTACCCCCAGCCTATACCTCACTCTCAGCCCAGTATTCAGAGGATGGTTCGACTTTCCAGTTCAGACAGCATTGGAGCTGATGTTACTGATATCCTTTCTGATATAGCAGAGGAAGCTGCCAAGCTCCCCAGCACTAATGAAGACTGTCCACCCATCGGAACGCCTGTAAGGGACTCTTCTAGTTCAGGACATTCACAAAGTGCCCTATTTGACCCAGATGTCTTTCAGACAAATAGTGAGAACCCGTACACTGACCCAGCCGACCTTATAGCAGATGCTACTGTGAGCCCAAACAGTGACTCTTCAAACCATTTTTTCCCAGACGGAGTAGATTTCAATCCTGACTTACTGAACAGTCAGAGTCAAAGTGGCTTTGGGGAGGAGTACTTCGATGAGAGCAGTCAGAGTGGAGATGCTGACGATTTCAAGGGCTTTGCATCCCAGGCTTTAAGTAGTTTGGGAGTGCAAGTGttggggggtgatgggggagaaaataaatttaaagGAAGCAATCAGGCAGACATGGTTGACTTTAGTATTATTGCAGCTGCGAGCAAAACCCTGGGGTCCTCTGACATTATGGAGCATCATAGTGGAAGCCAGAGCCCTTTACTAAGTACAGGGGATTTGGGAAAGGAAAAGTCTCAGAAACGGGTAAAAGAAGGCAATGGCTCTGGGAGTAGTTTATCGGGTCCTGGGCTAGATGGTAAGCCAGGAAAACGCAGCCGGACCCCGTCCAGTGATGGTAAAAGTAAAGAAAAGCTTCCAAAGCGGAAGAAAGCGGACACAGAAGGGAAATCTCCCTCTCATAGTTCATCGAACAGACCTTTCACCCCACCAGCAAGCTCTGGTGGGTCAAAATCTCCTGGAAGTTCAGGCAGATCTCAGACTCCTCCTGGTGTAGCCACTCCTCCTATTCCAAAAATCACAATTCAGATCCCCAAAGGGACAGTGACTGTTGGCAAACCTTCACACGGCCAGTATACAAGCAGTGGCTCTGTCTCCTCAAGCAGCAAAAGCCATCACagccattcctcctcctcttcctcctcctcttctgcctCAGGCAAAGTAAAAAGCAGCAAATCAGAAGGGTCTTCCGGCTCAAAGATGAGTAGCAGCCTCTACCTGAGCCAAGGAGGCTCAGGTTCAGGTCAGTCAAAAAGCTCAGCTCAGTCTGTGGGAAAGCCTGGATCCTCCCCTATTACCAAACATGGCCTCAGCAGCAGTTCTGGAGGTACCAAGATGAAACCTCAAGGGAAGCCTTCATCACTTATGAACCCTTCCATGAGTAAACCAAACATTTCTCCTTCACATTCTAGACCATCAGGGGGTTCTGACAAGCTTGCATCTCCAATGAAACCTGTTCCAGGTACTCCCCCGTCATCTAAAGCAAAATCGCCTATCAGTTCAGGTTCTGGGGGCTCACATATGTCTGGGACTGGATCAGGGTCAAATATGAAGTCCTCTTCAGGAATGGGATCCTCTGGGTCCATGTCCCAGAAACCACCTCCTTCATCAAACTCTTCTACAGCATCTTCATCTTCCTTTTCATCTGGTGGTTCTTCCATGTCTTCATCTCAGAACCAGCATGGAAGCTCCAAGGGCAAATCTCCAAGCAGAAACAAGAAGCCATCCTTGATTGCAGTCATAGACAAACTTAAACATGGGGTTGTTACTAGTGGGCCTGGAGGTGAAGACccgatggatggacagatggggcCAAGTTCCAATTCCTCAAGCCATTCTTTGTCCTCCAAACACAACATGTCTGGAGGCGAATTTCAGGGGAAGCGGGAGAAAAGTGACAAAGACAAATCCAAAGTGTCTGTTTCTGGAGGATCTATAGACTCTTCCAAGAAGACTTCGGATTCCAAAAACATTGGTAGTACTGGAGTGGCCAAGATTATCATCAGCAAACACGATGGTGGTTCCCCTAGCATAAAAGCCAAAGTAACCTTGCAGAAacctggggaaggaggtggggataGCTTAAGGCCTCAGATGGCTTCTTCCAAAAGCTATGGATCCCCTCTGATCAGTGGGTCTACTCCAAAGCATGAACGCTGCTCACCCAGCCACAGTAAGTCACCAGCCTACACTCCTCAAAATATAGACAGTGagagcgagtctggctcctctaTAGCAGAGAAATCCTATCAGAACAGTCCCAGCTCTGATGATGGCATTAGGCCACTACCGGAATATAGTTCAGAAAAACATAAGAAGCacaaaaaagagaagaagaaagtGAAAGACAAAGACCGTGACAGAGATAGGGATCGTGACAAAGACAGAGACAAGAAGAAGTCTCATAGCATTAAACCAGAAAGTTGGTCTAAATCACCTATTTCTTCTGACCAGACTCTGTCCATGACCAGCAGTGCTATCCTATCAGCTGACAGGCCATCCCGGCCAAGTCCTGATTTTTTAATTGGGGAGGAAGACGATGACCTCATGGATGTTGCTCTGAttggcaattaa
- the MED1 gene encoding mediator of RNA polymerase II transcription subunit 1 isoform X3: protein MKAAQGGAEETEKLNKMSSLLERLHAKFNQNRPWTETVKLVRQVMEKRVAMNSGGHQHLVSCLETLQKALKVSSLPAMTDRLESIARQNGLGSHLSANGTECYITSDMFYVEVQLDPTGLLCDVKVAHHGENPVSCPELVQQLREKNFDEFSKHLKGLVNLYKLPGDNKLKTKMYLALQSLELDLSKMAVMYWQATNASLLDKILHGSVGYLTPRSGGHLMNLKYYVSPYDLFEEGTGAPIILHENNVPRSLGMNASITIEGTLAMYKLPIAPLIMGSHPVDNKGTPSFSSVTSANSVDLPACFFLKFPRPIPVSRAFIQKLQSCTGIPLFDTPPTFVPLYELITQFELSKETDSVPLNHNMRFYAALPGQQHCYFLNKDAPLPDGRSLQGTLISKITFQHPGRVPLILNLIRHQVAYNTLIGSCVKRTVLKEDSPGILQFEVCPLSDSCFSVSFQHPVNDSLVCVVMDVQDSTHVNCKLYKGLSDALICTDDFIAKVVQRCMSIPVTMRAIRRKAETIQADTPALSLIAETVEDMVKKNLPPASSPGVSGEKRNALQVSFMEFLHHLVSDS from the exons ATGAAGGCGGCACAGGGGGGCGCCGAGG AAACGGAGAAGCTGAATAAGATGAGTTCTCTCTTGGAAAGACTTCATGCAAAGTTTAACCAAAACAGACCTTGGACTGAAACGGTGAAGCTTGTCCGTCAAGTCATG GAAAAACGGGTAGCGATGAACTCTGGGGGCCATCAACATCTGGTGAGCTGTTTGGAGACTTTGCAGAAAGCATTAAAAG TATCATCTCTGCCTGCCATGACCGATCGCTTGGAGTCTATAGCTAGACAAAATGG CCTTGGATCTCACCTTAGTGCAAATGGCACTGAATGTTACATCACTTCAGACATGTTCTATGTGGAAGTCCAGTTAGATCCTACAGGGCTGCTGTGTGATGTGAAGGTGGCGCACCATGGAGAAAACCCTGTG AGCTGTCCAGAACTGGTGCAACAGCTGAG aGAGAAAAACTTTGATGAATTCTCTAAGCATCTAAAGGGGCTTGTGAACCTTTATAAACTTCCTGGAGACAA CAAACTTAAAACTAAAATGTACTTGGCTCTTCAGTCTTTGGAGCTGGATCTCTCAAAGATGGCAGTGATGTACTG GCAAGCCACCAATGCAAGTCTCCTCGACAAGATTCTTCATGGCAGTGTTGGGTATCTCACCCCAAGAAGTGGAG GTCATCTGATGAATCTCAAGTATTACGTTTCACCCTATGATTTATTTGAAGAAGGCACTGGAGCCCCCATTATTTTGCATGAGAACAACG TCCCTCGGTCTTTGGGCATGAACGCATCGATAACAATCGAAGGAACCTTGGCTATGTACAAACTCCCAATTGCACCATTAATTATGGGATCGCATCCTGTTGACAACAAAGG GACTCCATCCTTCTCATCAGTCACCAGTGCCAACAGTGTTGACTTGCCAGCTTGCTTCTTCTTGAAGTTCCCACGACCTATTCCAGTATCCCGGGCTTTCATTcagaaactgcagagctgcacAG GAATCCCATTGTTTGACACCCCGCCAACGTTTGTCCCCCTGTATGAGCTGATCACACAGTTTGAGTTATCCAAGGAGACTGATTCTGTACCTTTAAACCACAACATGCGCTTCTATGCA GCTCTTCCAGGACAGCAGCACTGCTATTTCCTGAACAAGGATGCTCCTCTTCCAGATGGAAGAAGCCTGCAAGGAACTCTCATTAGTAAAATCACCTTCCAGCACCCTGGCCGGGTTCCTCTCATCCTCAACTTGATCAGGCACCAAGTGGCCTACAACACACTGATTGGCAGTTGTGTCAAGCGAACTGTTTTAAAAGAAG ATTCTCCTGGGATCCTGCAATTTGAAGTTTGCCCCCTCTCCGATTCCTGTTTCAGTGTATCCTTTCAGCATCCTGTGAATGACTCCCTGGTGTGTG TGGTCATGGATGTGCAGGACTCCACACATGTGAACTGTAAACTATATAAAGGGCTCTCTGATGCTCTCATCTGTACAGATGACTTCATTGCCAAAGTTGTTCAGAG GTGTATGTCCATTCCTGTGACGATGAGAGCCATTCGTAGAAAGGCAGAAACCATTCAGGCAGATACACCAGCCCTGTCCCTTATTGCAGAGACAGTAGAAGACATGGTGAAGAAAAACCTGCCCCCCGCCAGCAGCCCAGG GGTGTCTGGAGAAAAGAGAAATGCTTTGCAGGTTTCTTTTATGGAGTTTCTTCATCATTTAGTGTCTGATTCTTAG